The region CCGCCATGGCGTCACTGAACCGCTCGAACAAGTAGTAGCTGTCCTGCGGGCCGGGGCTGGCCTCGGGGTGGTGTTGCACCGACCAGACGGGGCGGCCATCGACGCGGATACCGCAGTTCGACCCGTCAAAAAGCGACACATGGGTCTCACGCACGCCCTCGGGGAGGGACTGACCGTCGACCGCGAAACCGTGGTTCATTGAGGTGATCTCAACCTTGCCAGTGTCATAGTCTTTAACCGGGTGGTTCGCGCCGTGGTGGCCGTGGCTCATCTTGACGGTGGTGGCACCAAGCGCCAGCGCCAGCATCTGGTGGCCAAGGCAGATGCCAAAGACCGGCAGGTCTGTCTTTTCGAGTACGTCACGGATCATCGGCACGGCGTAGGCCCCTGTCGCTGCCGGATCGCCGGGACCATTGGAGAGGAACACGCCATCCGGCTCATGTGCCATGATATCGTCGTAGGTTGCGGTCGCGGGCAGAACGGTCACATCGCAGCCCGCAGAGGCGAGGCAGCGCAGGATATTACGTTTCGCACCGTAGTCCACGGCGACGACCTTGTGCTTGGCCTCGGTCTGGGGGGCGTAGCCGTCGGGCCATGCCCACCGCATCTCATTCCAGCGGTAGGTCTGCGCGCAGGTTACGTCTTTGGCCAAATCCATGCCTTCAAGACCGGCAAAACCGCGCGCGGCAGCGACCAGTGCTTCGATGTCAAAGTTGCCATCTGGGTCATGGGCGAGGGCGGCATGCGGCGCGCCCTGCTGGCGGATCGCACGGGTCAGGCGACGGGTGTCGATACCGCCGATGGCGATGCGGCCACGCGCGGCCAACCAGTCCGAGAGCGGCTGGATGTTGCGCCAGCTGCTGGGCGTGGTGGGCATCCATTTGACGACCATCCCCGCCGCGACCGGATCGCCGGTCTCATCATCTTCGGGGTTGGTGCCGACATTGCCGATATGCGGGAAGGTGAAGGTCACGATCTGGCCCGCATAAGACGGGTCGGTCATGATCTCTTGGTATCCAGTCATCGCGGTGTTGAAGCACAACTCCGCCACGGTTTGGCCAGTCGCGCCAAACCCCATACCGTAGAAAATCGATCCATCCGCGAGGGCAAGGCAGGCGGTTGGGCGGGGGCGAGCGGGCGCGGACATGGGGCAGTCTCCGGGCAGAAGGGGGGCGGGTAAACGGGTGGCAACCTAATCCCGCGCGGGCGCGGGGTCAATAGCCGGAGGGAAATGAGATATCGTTTAATATCAACAACTTACCTACCACCGCCCCCCATTGCTCCGCGCGAAGAGAGCAGGTAAGCTGCGACACTTGGATTTAGCGAAACACAGGAAACCACCATGTCATTGCGGATGCGCATCTCGGATGCATTGAAACAGGCCATGAAAGACAAGGCGGCGGACCGGCTTTCGACGCTGCGGCTTATCAATGCCGCGATCAAGGATAAAGACATCGCCGCCCGGGCCACAGGCAAGGACGACGGCGTGTCGGATGCCGAAGTGCTGGGCATCCTTAGCAAGATGGCCAAACAGCGCCAAGAATCAGCACGCGCCTATGAAGAGGGCGGGCGTTTGGACCTTGCAGAGCGCGAACGTGCGGAAGTCGAGGTGATCGAAGAATTTCTGCCGCGCCAGCTTAGCGTCACCGAAACCTCCGCCGCCGTGGATGAAGCCGTGGCCGAAATCGGCGCGACCTCGATCCGCGACATGGGCAAGGTCATGGGGCTGTTGAAAGAGCGCTACACCGGCCAGATGGATTTCGGCGCGGTTGGGCCAGTGATCAAAGACCGGCTGAGCTAAGCAGTAGATAAAGTTTGAGATTGGGGGGCGGGGCCGTGGGGGCTGGCCCCCTATCGGTTGTGTTATACCCAGACTGTAAGTCACAGCATTGGTGAATTGCCCCCATGTGTGCGCTCTTGCAAGTACTTTGGGAGTGCACTTCGGCCGTGCGGGCGTTGTTGCTATTCACCGCACTTAATTGTTCCCGCTTTGACTAACCCTGATAGCGGCACCGGGACAGAATGGATCATCCGTTTCGATAGTTGAGAAGTCCTATTTGGCATCTTGTCAAAAGTATTTAGGGCGGGTCTCAGGCAACCTCTTGCAGAACCGCAGGGTCTGCGTCGATCTCGAGTCCAATTGGCAGGATGAAGTAGAAAACACTTCCCTTACCAATTGAACTTTTAACCCCAATCTCACCATCGTGAGCGTTCACGATCTCCTTCGAGATGGCCAAGCCAAGGCCCGTACCGTTGTGTTTTCGGGTATTTGACGAATCTACCTGCGTGAACTTTTCAAAAATACGATCTTGGTCCTCCTCAGAAATACCGCATCCCGCATCCTTAACCTCGACCCGGACCAATCCGTTATGCTCTTGAACAGAGACTTCGACTTTCGCACCCTCGGGCGAAAACTTTGCGGCGTTTGACACCAAATTGCGGACGACCTGGGCGATCCTGTCGGGATCAACGTGGGCAAGCAACGCGCTGTCATCCCCGTTGAAGTGATATTTGATATCCTGACCGGTCCCATAGCTCTCAATGGTCTCAAGTTCATCCCGC is a window of Sulfitobacter sp. W027 DNA encoding:
- the carA gene encoding glutamine-hydrolyzing carbamoyl-phosphate synthase small subunit, which translates into the protein MSAPARPRPTACLALADGSIFYGMGFGATGQTVAELCFNTAMTGYQEIMTDPSYAGQIVTFTFPHIGNVGTNPEDDETGDPVAAGMVVKWMPTTPSSWRNIQPLSDWLAARGRIAIGGIDTRRLTRAIRQQGAPHAALAHDPDGNFDIEALVAAARGFAGLEGMDLAKDVTCAQTYRWNEMRWAWPDGYAPQTEAKHKVVAVDYGAKRNILRCLASAGCDVTVLPATATYDDIMAHEPDGVFLSNGPGDPAATGAYAVPMIRDVLEKTDLPVFGICLGHQMLALALGATTVKMSHGHHGANHPVKDYDTGKVEITSMNHGFAVDGQSLPEGVRETHVSLFDGSNCGIRVDGRPVWSVQHHPEASPGPQDSYYLFERFSDAMAARSA
- a CDS encoding GatB/YqeY domain-containing protein, with protein sequence MSLRMRISDALKQAMKDKAADRLSTLRLINAAIKDKDIAARATGKDDGVSDAEVLGILSKMAKQRQESARAYEEGGRLDLAERERAEVEVIEEFLPRQLSVTETSAAVDEAVAEIGATSIRDMGKVMGLLKERYTGQMDFGAVGPVIKDRLS